In Horticoccus luteus, the following proteins share a genomic window:
- a CDS encoding HAD family hydrolase has translation MGAPKLTLGFDADDTLWHNETIFEAVHERYRALLGRYHDTETVDRTLFATEMRNLELYGYGVKGFTLSAVETAIALTDGKIPAAEIQQLIESGREMLAHPVELLEGVAETVAALAAEYRLLLITKGDLRDQERKLAKSGLAENFAAVEILSEKDEATYAAVLRRHAVAPEHFVMIGNSLKSDILPVLALGGAGAHIPYHLTWAAERVETAPAANGRFRQLEHIRELPAAITQWPT, from the coding sequence ATGGGCGCTCCCAAATTGACGCTGGGCTTCGATGCCGACGATACGCTGTGGCACAACGAAACGATCTTCGAGGCGGTGCATGAGCGTTACCGGGCGCTGCTGGGGCGTTATCACGACACGGAGACGGTGGACCGCACGTTGTTTGCGACGGAGATGCGCAACCTCGAACTCTACGGCTATGGGGTGAAAGGGTTCACGTTGTCCGCGGTGGAGACGGCGATTGCGTTGACGGACGGAAAGATTCCGGCTGCGGAAATTCAGCAACTGATCGAGTCGGGGCGGGAGATGCTGGCGCATCCCGTGGAGTTGCTGGAGGGCGTGGCGGAGACGGTCGCGGCGCTTGCGGCGGAGTATCGGCTGTTGTTGATCACGAAAGGCGATCTGCGGGATCAGGAGCGCAAACTGGCGAAGTCCGGACTGGCGGAGAATTTCGCGGCGGTGGAGATTTTATCGGAAAAGGATGAGGCGACCTATGCCGCGGTGCTGCGACGGCACGCGGTCGCGCCGGAGCATTTCGTGATGATCGGAAACTCGTTGAAGTCGGACATCCTGCCGGTGCTCGCGCTCGGCGGCGCCGGCGCGCACATCCCGTATCATCTGACGTGGGCCGCGGAGCGGGTGGAGACGGCGCCGGCGGCGAATGGGCGTTTTCGCCAATTGGAGCACATCCGTGAATTGCCGGCGGCGATCACGCAGTGGCCGACTTGA
- a CDS encoding multiheme c-type cytochrome, whose amino-acid sequence MSSSPSPAPHSGFRRFFSSWSGRLVLIGGLWLAVVVVFTVQAGLRNDGPPANRPIKTLASDYVSSDSCRSCHPGNYASWHASYHRTMTQVANRQTVPPGMDGLDLSYAGKDFHVDRDGENFFVRSKPTGAPASAFGKPQQIVMLTGSHHLQILWLETGEKRTLGQFPLAYMVEDKRWTPVQHTFLVPPDREEALYSQGDWNVSCMNCHVTQGRSLPLADGKFDSRAVDFGIACEACHAGGREHIEANRNPLRRFTLHLLGGADSTIANPARMTGPESSLVCGQCHSIWVYKNPADHRTWNESGSKYRPGQKDLDLRWVAQPHGDDHAAERAALNQTDAHFFADQFWPDGMVRVIGRELNALMASPCYKGQHYSCISCHEMHPAKTDAASLANWADTSQKKPGADTNHACVQCHREKTTEAALVAHTHHAASSEGSNCYNCHMPKTIYGLLKATRSHQISSPTAAETAEIGRPNACNLCHLNQTLAWTADKLSQWYGQPVPTLTAEDHQIATGVQWVLKGDARQRAIAVLAMGWAPAQQASGRDWLYPFAIFELNDPYAVVRYGAWKTLQSLPGFEGFKFDYVADDATQKESVTEAYRQWWFKVRGPNSLYPPETILDPTGMFRQDVFDRLLNLRDQRKVFIAE is encoded by the coding sequence GTGTCCAGTTCACCGTCGCCCGCCCCTCATTCTGGCTTTCGACGTTTCTTCTCGTCGTGGTCCGGGCGGCTCGTGCTGATCGGCGGTCTCTGGCTCGCTGTTGTTGTCGTCTTCACCGTCCAGGCCGGCTTGCGCAACGACGGCCCTCCCGCGAACCGCCCCATCAAGACGCTCGCCTCCGACTACGTTTCCTCCGACTCCTGCCGCTCGTGCCACCCCGGTAATTACGCGAGCTGGCACGCCTCGTATCACCGCACGATGACGCAGGTCGCCAACCGCCAGACCGTCCCGCCTGGCATGGATGGGCTCGACCTTTCCTACGCGGGCAAAGACTTCCACGTGGACCGCGACGGTGAGAACTTCTTCGTGCGTTCGAAACCCACCGGCGCACCCGCCTCCGCCTTTGGCAAACCTCAGCAGATCGTGATGCTCACCGGTTCGCATCATCTGCAAATCCTTTGGCTCGAAACCGGCGAGAAGCGCACCCTCGGCCAGTTTCCCCTCGCCTACATGGTCGAGGATAAACGTTGGACGCCTGTTCAACACACCTTCCTCGTCCCGCCCGATCGCGAGGAAGCGTTGTATTCCCAAGGCGACTGGAACGTCTCGTGCATGAACTGCCACGTCACCCAAGGCCGTTCCCTGCCGCTCGCCGACGGCAAATTTGATTCGCGCGCCGTCGATTTCGGCATCGCCTGCGAAGCCTGCCACGCCGGCGGCCGCGAACACATCGAAGCCAACCGCAACCCCCTTCGCCGCTTCACCCTTCACTTGCTCGGCGGCGCCGACTCCACCATCGCGAATCCGGCGCGCATGACCGGCCCGGAGTCGTCGCTCGTCTGCGGTCAGTGTCACAGCATCTGGGTTTATAAAAACCCCGCCGATCATCGCACGTGGAACGAATCCGGCAGCAAATACCGGCCCGGCCAGAAGGACCTCGATTTGCGCTGGGTCGCGCAGCCGCACGGCGATGATCACGCCGCCGAACGAGCCGCTCTCAACCAGACCGACGCCCACTTCTTCGCGGACCAGTTCTGGCCCGACGGCATGGTGCGCGTCATCGGCCGCGAGCTCAACGCCCTCATGGCCTCGCCATGCTACAAGGGCCAGCACTACTCCTGCATTTCCTGCCACGAGATGCATCCGGCGAAGACCGACGCCGCCTCCCTCGCCAACTGGGCCGACACCAGCCAGAAGAAACCCGGCGCCGATACCAACCACGCCTGCGTCCAGTGCCACCGCGAAAAAACCACCGAGGCCGCCCTCGTCGCTCACACCCACCACGCCGCCAGTTCAGAAGGCAGCAATTGTTACAACTGCCACATGCCGAAAACAATTTACGGCCTGCTCAAAGCAACGCGCAGTCACCAGATCTCTTCGCCCACCGCCGCTGAAACCGCCGAAATCGGTCGCCCCAACGCCTGCAATCTCTGCCACCTTAACCAAACCCTCGCGTGGACCGCCGACAAACTTTCGCAGTGGTATGGTCAGCCCGTGCCCACGTTGACCGCAGAGGATCATCAGATCGCCACCGGCGTCCAATGGGTCCTCAAGGGCGACGCCCGCCAGCGCGCCATCGCGGTCCTCGCCATGGGTTGGGCGCCCGCGCAACAGGCCTCCGGTCGCGACTGGCTCTATCCCTTTGCCATCTTCGAACTCAACGACCCTTACGCCGTCGTCCGCTACGGCGCCTGGAAAACCCTGCAATCCCTTCCCGGCTTCGAGGGCTTCAAGTTCGATTACGTCGCTGACGACGCCACGCAAAAGGAGTCCGTCACTGAAGCCTACCGCCAATGGTGGTTCAAGGTCCGCGGCCCCAACTCGCTTTATCCTCCGGAAACCATTCTCGATCCGACCGGCATGTTCCGCCAGGACGTCTTCGACCGCCTCCTCAACCTGCGCGATCAACGCAAAGTTTTCATCGCCGAATAA